TCTTCagtcattttacttaaatagtcCAGTATAATACTTGGACTTCTTTttggtgtgttgttttgtgtttccTTGTTTACTGAATAAGGCAACTGAATGATATTTAACTTGAAAAATACTTTATTGTAAGTGTTTGCAATTTTCTTCAGCTCATTCATCTTTTAAAATTTCAGCAGATTTTTGAgcatctgttttgtttttcagattCTTTTTCAGCATGAAATACCAATTTCTTCAAGGGTATGCAAACAGACGTGTAGATGACTTGCTTCATCTTTTGAGTGAGAAGGTGGTGACATATTACAGGTTAGTTGACAGTTATTACTGaacttttgtgtttttaattacaatattttacccatttttaacattattataaatatgttCTGTCTTTAAGCTACCTGGAAGAACTCTACAAAGCGGGCCGGATAACTGAGTTGAAGAAACCAGACATGGGTGAACTTGTGTCTAGGATGAAATACAAAGGCTTGCATGACAAAGTTGTTTTTCAGGCTGCTGGCCAAATATTAGTACCTTCAGAAACCAGTGAGGGAAAGTGTTATTTTGTTGATCTCATCACAATGCTCTGTGAATGTGATTGGGCTGAAAGGGGAAACCTATGCAAGCACATTGCCTTGGCAAAGCACGTTTGTGAAGAAAGAGATGTGGACATAGATGAGTGCAGAAGGGAATTGGCTTGCTGTCTGTCAGAACAAGGCAGTTATGAGTGGGATGGAAATGACTTAATTGTACATCACAGGCAAAGTTTTGGAGTTGTAAACTTGCAAACAAAGCACTGCACATGTCTTGCTAGTAGCTTAAAAGAAATATGTGTGTGCCTTAGAGTTTCAGAGATCCTAGTCCTGCGGGATGGTCCAGAAGAGAACATTCAGTCATTTGAAGGTGTTTCAAACCATGTAAAAGAGCATGTAACCCCATGCAAGACTGTAAAAGAAATGATAGGGGCATTGTACAACTGGTCTGAGAGCACAGAGTTCTGTGAAAGTCCAGAATTACTGTCTGCAGTTAACAGAGTTTATCAGCTTGCTTTTGGACAGTACAGTAGCAACACAAGGAAAAGAAAGATTCAAAAGCTTCACAAGTACAGACTAAGAGTCAAtgaagcaaagaaaacaatacaGAACATGCACTCGTACACGCTGAAAAACAGCTTAAATCGTGCAATGCGCTCACATAGGCCTGACTCACACTTTAAAattactgcatttaaaaaaagagtcAGAGATGGTAAGCACCGTATACACTTCCGTGATACTAATAAAGCCATGCAAAAATAAAGTTGCAATTGTGGCCAGTATGACTTTTCTGTATTTTGTACTGGGGCTGTCTCCAGTGATTACTACaataacaattataatatatattataattgtaaAAAGACAAAATCTTTGAATGTTAACTGCCATTTCTGTCCATATCTCGTTTCTCCAAAAGCATTCTCAACAGCAGATAGTtccattaaataaaagaaaaacccaGATGCAGTGTTTCaaattttattaactttattaacatAAATTTTTCTTCTTAAACAATAAAATGCAATCACAGTTTCTGtagttatttaagaaaaaaaatgcagaaaagaaaatgtatttgtgTTAGGATTGTTACAATAATACCTggaataatgtacagtatatgaaatataataaacatgTTCACAAACATATACATGAACCTTTTTTTATGTTaggaaaataaatgtacattgaCAAGTCAACttgacataataaaaaaactatatacatgTAAACAGTTTTATTAATGTCTGTGCTGGGTTCTTGGGTTCTGGGTTCTTAATGTCTGTGCTGTCCCTTGGATTACGTGGCTAGAAAAACAATTCTTGGACTAATAACACCACAAGCATATTTGGCAAAATGAATATAATGACATGTACCAATCagacataacattatgaccaccatcATGTTTCTACACACACTGTTCATA
This genomic stretch from Astyanax mexicanus isolate ESR-SI-001 chromosome 15, AstMex3_surface, whole genome shotgun sequence harbors:
- the LOC111194353 gene encoding uncharacterized protein LOC111194353 yields the protein MQWFQHSKMWANFGRRVFHQNSETNNLAERFFFSMKYQFLQGYANRRVDDLLHLLSEKVVTYYSYLEELYKAGRITELKKPDMGELVSRMKYKGLHDKVVFQAAGQILVPSETSEGKCYFVDLITMLCECDWAERGNLCKHIALAKHVCEERDVDIDECRRELACCLSEQGSYEWDGNDLIVHHRQSFGVVNLQTKHCTCLASSLKEICVCLRVSEILVLRDGPEENIQSFEGVSNHVKEHVTPCKTVKEMIGALYNWSESTEFCESPELLSAVNRVYQLAFGQYSSNTRKRKIQKLHKYRLRVNEAKKTIQNMHSYTLKNSLNRAMRSHRPDSHFKITAFKKRVRDGKHRIHFRDTNKAMQK